GTCGCGGGTTGAGTATACTTTTCCCGCAAGGGAAAACACAGAATACTGCAACTTCCCGGAAGTGAAAGTAACCTGGCACGACGGTGGATTAATGCCTCCCCGACCAAAAGAGCTACCTGACGGCAAGCCCATGGGTGGCTGGGGCGGTGGCAATTTGTTCATCGGCTCCAAAGGCAAACTGGTGTGCGATTATTACGGCCGCGACTGGAAACTGTTATTACCGGGAAATGAGAAACCGATTACAAAGGTTGATCTTCCGCGATACGCTGACGACCCGCTCGGCGGAGGTAGGCACGAAATGCAATGGGTACGTGCGTGTATGAAAGGCAAAGATGGTGCTGAACTAACATCATCGAATTTTGAATACGCCGGCCCCCTTTCGGAAATGGTTTTGATGGGGAACCTCGCCATCCGGTTGCAGGCACTCAACCGACCACTTCATTGGGATGGTGATGAAATGAAGTTTACCAATATCTCACCTGACGATAAATTTAAGATCATCACATCCCATCAGTACAAAAAGATTGACGGACAACCGCAGTTTCACACGGACTGGACGGACGAATTATCAGCTGCTGAAATGGCAAATGAATGGGTAAAGCACACTTATCGTAAGGGATGGAAAATTTGAATGAAAAAATATTTCCGTTCAATTTAACACATTAACAGGCAGTTTGGTATCGACTCAATGTATTTTGTTAATAAAAAATCACATAAGAAAGCATACTAAGACAATATTGAAGGATAGGTACACGTTTTACCTATGCTTCTACAAATAATTCTACCATTTTTTTGGGGTGCTGCTTCTTCGGGAGTCGCACCCTTTTTGCTTTTTACTCACACAAAATGTCAGGAGTGAAATGCTTCCCGAAGTAAGTAGATACTCTTTGAAACCCCTTCGTCTGCAGGCTCTTTTCCTTCGAATTCGAGCGAAACATATCCCTGATAACCGACATTTTCCAATATCTCGGCAATCCGTTTGTAGTTTAAATCGAGAGTGTACCACTCGCCTCCCCCGAAATATGTTTTAGCCTGAACAAAAACAGTGTAAGGTGCTATCATTTCCAGTTTCTGATAAGGGTCTTCCAAAAAATTACCGGTGTCCATTAACAATCCCAGCCACGGTGAATCAATCGCTTTCTTAATGTGCAACATGCCTTCCGGAGTACTGGACAAGCCCCAGTGATTTTCCAGCGCCATCACTACGCCCAATTCTTCGGCCCGAGGCAAACACTTTTCAATGCTATCAATTGCCCAGCCAAATGCATTGTCTTCATCATAGCCCGGAATCGGTTCTTCATGCCCCCGGTGAGCCATCAAATCGTCGAATGACTTACGCGTTCCCCACCTTCCGGAATTCAGCCGGATACTGGGAATTCCCATATCGGCAGCAATTTCAAGACAGCGAAGTGTATGTTGAATATTCTCTTCCCGCTCTTCTTCGTCGGGTGAAACAAAATCCTGATGGATGGACAAACAAACCAAATCGATTCCGTTGACAAACGCATGGCGTTTCAGCTTATTGAGATAGGATTTGGATTCACTGTCCATTTGCCGGTGCAGCACGTCGACACCTTCAATTCCTAACCGGGTCGCCTTGTCGATCACCGTATCGACTGACACTTTTGGCTCTTTAAAGTGCCAGTACGAATAGGTCGACACCGCCAGTTTAACTCTTGTTTTCTGCGGAATGGAAGGCATTCCCGGCTTCATGGATGGCAATAACAATCCTACGGATGCCAGTCCGGCGACCGATAGGAAGTTTCGTCGGTTTGTTTTCATGGTTTGGTTGATTCGTTAGTTAGAAATAAGCTTACAGAAACATATGATTATGGAGACTTAATTCCTTCATTATTGAAGAATAGTAAATCCGTCACCTCTTCAGCTTGTATAAACGCTTCTTGCTTGTTCAGATACCGGTTCCCGACAACGCCGACCTTCTTGCAATGCAGTAAGCGTATTACCGGATAATTCATCTTCACTGATTTTGGATCGAATACCGTATTTTGACGAATGACCAACCCGGCTGTGGAAGTAGCATCTAAAATACTTATGCCTTCGCTATAAAATGTATTTCCCTCCAGGGTGACATCCTGGTGGACAAAGGTAGTGTCAGCCGATGCATCTGAGAGAACCGGACCAATCAAAATCATGGCCCTATTGCCCTTTGCTGAATTGCATCGTCTCAACGTATTGTTTTTAATAAACACCTGGTTCAATGTCACCGGCTGAAATGTCGACGCCAGTTCGCCTCCCAGTTGAATGCCATGTCTTCCCGACCGAATGTGATTGCCCTCTACCGTAATTTTCCCCGAAGTCTGCAACCGAACACCGTCTTCTATCATATTATTCAACCGGTTCCCTCGCAGAATAACTTCCGGCTGTCGCGAAATATTCGTCAGTAACATTCCTTGCTTTACCGTTTCCGGAAGCGCCCGGTCGAACCATAATTCCTGGTATTGCTCATTCAGGTCTCGAATCCGTGTTATAACTCGCTTATCGCGAATAGTGAGATCGGCTGGATTAACAAACCGAATAGTGTCTCCAACCTGTGCAAACTGACTGCCCCATTGCTTTTCATTTACCTGCCGGACACCAAAAACACTGTTGCTTATTCGTTTAATAATTTTCAACGTCGGTCCGGATACCGAT
This Prolixibacter sp. NT017 DNA region includes the following protein-coding sequences:
- a CDS encoding sugar phosphate isomerase/epimerase, translating into MKTNRRNFLSVAGLASVGLLLPSMKPGMPSIPQKTRVKLAVSTYSYWHFKEPKVSVDTVIDKATRLGIEGVDVLHRQMDSESKSYLNKLKRHAFVNGIDLVCLSIHQDFVSPDEEEREENIQHTLRCLEIAADMGIPSIRLNSGRWGTRKSFDDLMAHRGHEEPIPGYDEDNAFGWAIDSIEKCLPRAEELGVVMALENHWGLSSTPEGMLHIKKAIDSPWLGLLMDTGNFLEDPYQKLEMIAPYTVFVQAKTYFGGGEWYTLDLNYKRIAEILENVGYQGYVSLEFEGKEPADEGVSKSIYLLREAFHS